CCCATGATTCGTCTTTTACTTCCTTTGTTTGTTTGTCTGGGCACGACGTGGGCCCAAGATGGCGTGTCGCCTAACGAGTTATTTCGTGAAGGTGTGAAAGCCTTTTATGACGCTAAGCCGAAGGAGTCGGTGCAGGCGTTTGATCGCTTGATCGAAAAGGCTCCTCAAGCGAAACCCCAACTCTGGCAGCGCGGGTTATCGCTTTACTACACAGGGGATTTTCAGGCTGGGCGAGAGCAATTCGAGGAGCATCAAACGGTGAATCCTGCGGACGTGGAGAATGCGGCTTGGCATTTCATCTGCGTGGCGCGAGCGGAGAATGTGGAAGCCGCGAGGAAAGCCCTGATCCCGATCGAAGGGGACTCGCGCATTCCCATGAAAGAAGTACATGACTTGTTTGCGGGGAAGGGCACCCCTGAAGAAGTCCTCAAAGCGGCTGAAAGTGGCGACGGGGACGATTTAAGAAACCATCGCTGTTATGCTCATCTCTATCTCGGCCTTTATTTCGAGGCCCTCGGGGATGAAGCCCAAGCCAAGAATCATATGCTCAAAGCCGCGCGTGATTACTCGATGGATCATTACATGGGCACCTGCGCTCAGGTGCATGTGAAAGTGCGAGGCTGGGATCAGTAATGTAGAGCTGTTGCGCCGAAACAGCTTTTTCCGTTGGTGCCCAACGGAGCACTTAACCTTTCCTTTTCAGCACTGCGACCCAGCGATCTACCGATTTACCGGGAGCATCGGAAAGCTCACGAGAGGCCTTGTTGCGCTTGTTGCTCACCACTTCCATGCCGAGGGCTTCGAGAGCTTTCAGCGCTAGCTTATGCTCCACATCGAAGTAGCTGGTAATGACCAACATTCCATCGGGGCGAAGTTTGGCGATGCCCTGATCGAAGATCTTCTTCCAGAGTTCCTGACCGTGCCAGAAGTTCTGATGGCGCAGGAAGACGAGATTGAAGTCGTCACCTAACTCCTTGTGCTGGTCAATCTTGGTGGCGTCTTCGATCAGAAATTTGGCGGGGAGATGAGCGTGCTGATCTCGAGCTTGGCGGATTTCTCGGATGCGGATGTCGGCCCCGACCATTTCCACCTGACCACCCGTGGCGAGTTCCTGACCGACGCAAACCAAGGTTTCGGCTTCGT
The DNA window shown above is from Prosthecobacter debontii and carries:
- a CDS encoding class I SAM-dependent methyltransferase, with translation MSPSDRPDLILNEGAPLLVQASADAPLPPALAQDMAKLKALLHDGLKPNLAPQPDMRILNLACGRCDEAETLVCVGQELATGGQVEMVGADIRIREIRQARDQHAHLPAKFLIEDATKIDQHKELGDDFNLVFLRHQNFWHGQELWKKIFDQGIAKLRPDGMLVITSYFDVEHKLALKALEALGMEVVSNKRNKASRELSDAPGKSVDRWVAVLKRKG
- a CDS encoding tetratricopeptide repeat protein; amino-acid sequence: MIRLLLPLFVCLGTTWAQDGVSPNELFREGVKAFYDAKPKESVQAFDRLIEKAPQAKPQLWQRGLSLYYTGDFQAGREQFEEHQTVNPADVENAAWHFICVARAENVEAARKALIPIEGDSRIPMKEVHDLFAGKGTPEEVLKAAESGDGDDLRNHRCYAHLYLGLYFEALGDEAQAKNHMLKAARDYSMDHYMGTCAQVHVKVRGWDQ